A genome region from Lytechinus pictus isolate F3 Inbred chromosome 14, Lp3.0, whole genome shotgun sequence includes the following:
- the LOC129275935 gene encoding allatostatin-A receptor-like, with protein sequence MRHIMWIPGLILLSGISSFEARGRNTFTAFNDSTQGATMFPSTDGNVYQYDHIITSDSTFSDGTLTLTTEMMTTMEAESALIDTMGDRSIGWSWYPVTWSWWTIMQLVSAIVGILGNGLVILVLFQRRKKSRSTDTLVSALAVADFLTSVVIIPVPQAATFPSTFLGEFYCRIISNDLMWFFILGSINTLVAISIERYIAIIYPIYFKRAVTRRRVSVAIVLIWVITILCSIFVVFIFKVDDTSGRCVLNHPFPEGFYILGVFLFLIHLVFPATTMLVTQVIIARRLYHQSLLFRKDNESTFHITARRRVVKTMAIVVTIYIICWGPSQIAFILFSFGVLPRSFLGTSWYYITNTMGFFNSCLNPIIYAARFKEFRVAVKDMITCQSANRAPIFDQETASMPANSKPAQQA encoded by the coding sequence ATGAGGCACATCATGTGGATACCCGGGCTCATCCTTCTGAGCGGAATTAGTTCATTTGAGGCCAGAGGAAGAAACACCTTCACAGCATTCAACGATTCTACACAAGGTGCAACAATGTTTCCTTCAACTGATGGCAACGTCTACcaatatgatcatattataaCCTCAGATTCTACCTTTTCGGATGGAACACTGACCTTAACAACAGAGATGATGACTACCATGGAAGCAGAATCTGCATTGATCGATACCATGGGCGATCGGTCCATTGGTTGGTCCTGGTACCCTGTCACGTGGTCATGGTGGACCATAATGCAGCTGGTTTCCGCCATTGTCGGTATCCTCGGTAACGGCCTTGTGATACTGGTCCTCTTCCAGCGGAGAAAGAAGAGTCGTTCAACGGATACCTTGGTGAGTGCACTGGCCGTAGCTGACTTCCTGACGTCTGTTGTGATTATTCCGGTTCCTCAAGCGGCCACATTTCCCTCTACATTCCTTGGCGAGTTCTACTGCAGGATTATATCTAACGACTTGATGTGGTTCTTCATCCTTGGTTCGATCAACACGTTAGTGGCCATTTCCATCGAACGATACATAGCTATTATCTATCCTATATATTTCAAACGTGCCGTCACTCGCCGCAGGGTTTCTGTAGCCATTGTTCTCATCTGGGTCATCACAATTCTCTGCAGCATATTTGTAGTTTTCATCTTCAAGGTGGACGACACTTCCGGTCGTTGCGTCCTGAACCATCCCTTCCCTGAGGGCTTCTACATATTGGGTGTGTTCTTGTTTCTAATCCACCTGGTCTTTCCGGCAACCACCATGTTGGTGACCCAGGTCATTATTGCCAGAAGGCTTTACCACCAATCGCTTCTCTTTAGGAAAGATAATGAATCGACGTTCCACATCACAGCCAGACGTCGCGTCGTCAAAACCATGGCAATTGTCGTTACGATCTACATCATCTGTTGGGGTCCAAGTCAAATAGCGTttattttattcagttttggCGTGTTACCACGTTCATTTCTAGGTACCAGTTGGTACTACATCACCAATACCATGGGGTTCTTTAACTCCTGTTTGAATCCTATTATCTATGCGGCACGCTTTAAAGAGTTTCGCGTGGCTGTGAAGGATATGATAACCTGCCAGTCGGCCAACAGAGCCCCGATATTTGATCAGGAAACTGCAAGCATGCCTGCAAACTCTAAACCGGCTCAACAAGCTTAA